A window from Pangasianodon hypophthalmus isolate fPanHyp1 chromosome 4, fPanHyp1.pri, whole genome shotgun sequence encodes these proteins:
- the cth1 gene encoding cysteine three histidine 1, protein MFETSQDDLLLFPSEGSDEAFFPAESLASGGQSLAEALLPLVESPSPPLNPWLCSTRYKTELCSRYAESGTCKYAERCQFAHGLHDLHVPSRHPKYKTELCRSFHTAGYCMYGSRCLFVHSLKEQRPVRHRRRNVPCRTYRAFGVCPFGTRCHFLHVEGGSESDCAEEKTWHPPSRSSEWKPRGALCRTFSAFGFCLYGTRCRFQHGLPNSVKGLDLTQAPWSPQVPGRALSPASDMQSSSPPSSSASSSPQSLLASPAFPDDSGPVTPPSAEVVANNAFAFSSQHLNDLLLPLAFRLQQLEQASSLSAGMLDQPLLP, encoded by the exons ATGTTTGAG ACCAGCCAAGATGACCTGCTGCTGTTTCCCTCAGAGGGTAGTGATGAAGCCTTTTTCCCAGCAGAGAGCTTGGCTAGTGGGGGTCAGTCCCTGGCTGAGGCCTTGCTTCCTTTAGTTGagtctccttctcctcctcttaaCCCCTGGCTCTGCTCCACCCGCTATAAGACTGAGCTGTGCAGCCGCTATGCTGAGAGTGGTACTTGCAAGTATGCGGAGCGTTGCCAGTTTGCTCATGGCCTGCATGACCTCCATGTGCCCTCCCGCCATCCCAAGTACAAGACGGAGCTGTGCCGCTCCTTCCACACAGCTGGCTACTGCATGTATGGAAGCCGCTGCCTCTTTGTGCACAGCTTGAAGGAGCAAAGGCCGGTTCGGCACAGGCGTCGCAACGTGCCCTGCCGCACGTATCGCGCATTTGGTGTTTGCCCCTTTGGCACACGCTGCCACTTCCTGCATGTTGAGGGGGGTTCAGAGTCAGATTGTGCTGAAGAGAAGACCTGGCATCCTCCTTCCCGTTCCAGTGAATGGAAACCCCGTGGTGCCCTCTGCCGTACCTTCAGTGCTTTCGGCTTTTGCCTGTATGGCACTCGCTGCCGGTTCCAGCATGGCCTCCCCAATTCAGTAAAGGGCCTTGATTTGACCCAGGCACCCTGGTCACCACAAGTGCCTGGGAGAGCCCTCTCACCTGCTTCAGATATGCAGTCTTCCTCTCCACCCTCTTCCTCAGCCTCCTCATCACCTCAGTCCCTGCTGGCCTCACCTGCATTCCCTGATGATTCTGGTCCAGTCACACCCCCGTCTGCAGAAGTGGTGGCCAACAACGCTTTCGCCTTCAGCAGCCAGCACCTGAATGACCTGCTGCTGCCACTGGCCTTCAGACTACAACAGCTGGAACAAGCTTCTAGTCTAAGTGCTGGCATGCTGGACCAACCACTGCTGCCATAA
- the mta2 gene encoding metastasis-associated protein MTA2, which yields MAANMYRVGDYVYFENSSSNPYLIRRIEELNKTANGNVEAKVVCLFRRRDISSNLNTLADSNARDFEEESKQPPITDQQKHQLKHRELFLSRQFESLPATHIRGKCNVTLLNETDVLTGYLEREDCFFYSLVFDPVQKTLLADQGEIRVGSKYQAEIPDKLAEGDSDNRVQEKLETKVWDPDNQLKDSQIDQFLVVARAVGTFARALDCSSSIRQPSLHMSAAAASRDITLFHAMDTLQKNGYDLAKAMSTLVPQGGPVLCRDEMEEWSASEAMLFEEALEKYGKDFNDIRQDFLPWKSLASVVQFYYMWKTTDRYIQQKRLKAAEADSKLKQVYIPTYTKPNPNQIMAPGNKPGMNGAAGFQKGLCCESCHTAQSPQWYAWGPPNMQCRLCASCWIYWKKYGGLKTPTQLEGATRAGSDAPSRSHMTRQEVQGMSPFTNNAGRAKLLAKNRQTFILQTTKLTRIARRVCQDILQSRRAARRPYASINANAVKAECMIRLPKVAKSAIKNRPVPRPSLVNIVKELAVQAPLKLKAPRGAPTPINRNQANQPRSATALLGKRPFDSGGGHSFSTNGRPFMSGMRTTAQSVIKRQRVSQADAPNPVVFVATKETRALRKHLSQGEMRRAARKPNIPVRVKFPLPPRPIPVPVLPSSTSEPIVLED from the exons ATGGCGGCCAACATGTACCGCGTCGGAG ATTATGTGTACTTTGAGAATTCGTCCAGTAATCCTTACCTGATCCGTCGAATAGAAGAACTCAACAAG ACGGCCAACGGAAACGTAGAAGCCAAGGTCGTGTGCCTCTTCAGGAGGAGAGATATATCTAGCAATCTCAACACTCTGGCTGACAGCAATGCTA GAGACTTTGAGGAGGAGTCCAAGCAgccaccaatcactgatcaacagAAACACCAGCTGAAACACAGAGAACTGTTCCTGTCCCGACAGTTTGAGTCTCTTCCTGCCACACACATACG GGGGAAATGTAACGTCACACTTCTGAATGAGACTGATGTTTTAACAGGCTACCTAGAGAGAGAG GACTGTTTCTTCTACTCGTTGGTGTTTGACCCGGTTCAGAAAACTCTGCTGGCTGACCAGGGCGAGATCAGGGTGGGCTCCAAATATCAGGCTGAGATTCCTGACAAATTGGCAGAAG GGGACTCGGACAATCGAGTACAAGAGAAACTGGAGACGAAGGTATGGGATCCGGATAACCAGCTGAAGGACTCTCAGATAGATCAGTTCTTGGTGGTGGCCCG GGCTGTGGGGACTTTTGCCCGTGCCTTAGACTGCAGCAGCTCCATCCGCCAGCCAAGTCTGCACATGAGTGCAGCAGCTGCATCCAGAGACATCACCCTG TTCCACGCTATGGACACACTGCAGAAGAATGGTTATGACTTGGCCAAGGCCATGTCCACGCTGGTGCCGCAGGGCGGCCCCGTGCTCTGCCGTGACGAGATGGAAGAGTGGAGTGCCTCGGAAGCCATGTTGTTCGAGGAAGCACTAGAGAAGTATGGAAAGGACTTCAATGACATTCGCCAGGACTTT tTGCCTTGGAAGTCTTTAGCCAGTGTTGTTCAATTCTATTACATGTGGAAAACCACAGACCGTTACATTCAGCAG AAAAGACTGAAGGCAGCAGAAGCAGACAGTAAACTGAAACAGGTTTACATCCCCACCTA CACCAAGCCCAACCCTAACCAGATTATGGCTCCTGGTAACAAACCCGGCATGAACGGAGCTGCAGGCTTTCAAAAAGGCCTGTGCTGCGAGAGCTGCCATA CTGCTCAGTCTCCTCAGTGGTATGCTTGGGGTCCTCCTAACATGCAGTGTCGACTCTGCGCCTCCTGCTGGATTTACTGGAAGAAGTATGGTGGGCTGAAGACACCCACTCAGTTAGAGGGCGCTACAAGAGCTGGCTCG GACGCACCCTCACGTAGTCACATGACTCGTCAGGAAGTGCAGGGCATGTCCCCGTTCACTAATAATGCCGGTAGAGCCAAGCTTTTGGCTAAAAATCGGCAGACATTTATTCTGCAGACCACCAAGCTGACCCGCATCGCCCGTCGAGTGTGCCAGGACATCCTGCAGTCACGTCGTGCTGCCCGCCGCCCTTATGCATCTATCAACGCCAATGCTGTCAAAGCAGAGT GTATGATCAGACTCCCTAAAGTAGCAAAAAGTGCTATAAAGAACCGTCCTGTTCCACGACCATCTCTTGTTAACATAGTCAAAGAATTGG ctgtccaggcTCCCCTTAAACTCAAAGCTCCTAGAGGTGCTCCCACCCCAATCAACCGTAACCAGGCCAACCAGCCCCGCAGTGCAACTGCCCTGCTTGGCAAGAGACCCTTCGATAGT GGGGGAGGACACTCGTTCTCCACCAATGGGAGGCCCTTTATGAGCGGCATGCGGACGACCGCTCAATCGGTCATAAAGCGCCAGAGAGTTAGTCAGGCAGATGCCCCAAATCCTGTAGTCTTTGTGGCTACTAAAGAAACcag GGCCCTGAGGAAACACCTTTCTCAGGGTGAAATGAGACGAGCAGCTAGGAAACCCAACATCCCTGTCAGAGTGAAATTTCCTCTGCCACCACGGCCAATTCCTGTCCCCGTTCTGCCCTCTAGCACCAGCGAGCCAATCGTACTGGAGGACTAA